CGTGGGAATTCGATCCGATCTGCAACGCTGTGCGTGCCGATGTGAATCTCGCCCACATGTTCGGAGTTGCTTATGAAGGCGAGGCCGCTGAGTCGCTGGAATTGTATCTGGCGGCCATTCATCCCGAAGATCGGGAGCGAGTGACCTCCGCCATCGAGGAAGCTCTGGCGGGAAAAGACACCTACGAAGCCGAGTACAGGATCGTGGGGGCCAACGAGAACATCCGCTGGGTCGTTGCCCGTGGCCGGGTTGAACGGGATGCGTCCGGGCAAGCCGTTCGGATGCCAGGGGTGGTCGTCGATATTACCGGCCGCAAGCAGGCCGAAGCAGAACTGCGCGCGAGTGAACAACAAAGACGTCTGGCGCTCGATGCAGCGGAACTCGGTTCATGGAACATTGATCCGGCGACAAACGAACTCGTCTCTGACGATCGGTTTCGTATGATGTTCCATGGTTCCACCGACCCGCTCACGTACGAAGAGGCATTTGCCCGCCTTCATCCCGACGACCGTCCGAGAATCCGAGATGCTATGGCGGCTGCGACCAATCCCGACGACCCCGTCCCGTATGCCGAGGAATATCGGGTCATTCATCCCGACGGGCAGATCCGCTGGGTGTTTGGATGGGGGCGCGGGAACTTCGATCCGGCGCAAAAAGACCGCCTTGTCAGTTTCGACGGCACGGTCATGGATATCACGGAACGGAAACGGATTCAGGACGCTCTCCGGGAACAGGAGCTTAGGTTCCGCATGCTGGTCGAGCAGGTGGAGGATTACGCCATCTTTGTGACCGATGCCGAAGGGAGGGCGACGACCTGGAACGAAGGCGTTCTTCGCGTGCTCGGCTTCACGGAAGAGGAATTCATCGGCGTCGATATCGTCTCATCGATCTTCCGCCCGGAAGACGTGGAGAACGGAGTGGCCCAGGCCGAACTGGCAGAAGCCGCGGAGACGGGGAGTGCCAGCGATGATCGCTGGATGAGGCGGAAAGACGGCACCCATTTCTGGGCGGCCGGCGTCACCACCGGCTTGCACGATGAGAACGGCAAACTGCTCGGCTTCATGAAGGTGATGCGCGACCAGACCGAGCGGAAGCAGATGGAAGACGATCTGCGGGAATTCGCCGCCGAATTGTCTGACGCGGATCGACGCAAAACGGAGTTCCTCGCGACTCTGGGGCACGAACTTCGCAATCCGCTGGCACCGATTCGCACCGGGCTGGAAGCGATGAAACTACTTGACGATGACCCGGACGCTTTGGCGGAGATCCGTTCGACGATGGAGCGTCAGGTCCAGCAGATGGTCCGCCTGATCGACGACTTGCTGGATGTCTCCCGCATCACCCAGAATAAGATGGAATTGCGGAAGTGTCGGGTCGCTTTGAACGATGTCGTGCGAAGTGCCGTGGAAGCGACCAAACCGTTCGTCGACGAAGCCGGGCATGAACTCACCGTCACGCTTTCTTCCACACCAATCTTCCTCGATGCCGATCCGAACCGACTGGCGCAGATCTTTTCCAATCTGCTGAACAATTCGACGAAATACACGCCTGATGGAGGACATATCTGGCTCACCGTCGAAGGCGACGGAAGCGACGTTATCGTCACCGTGAAAGACAACGGATTGGGTATCCCGACCGAGATGCAGGATCGCATCTTCGAGATGTTCACCCAGATCGATCGGCCTCAGGAGAAAAGCTACACGGGACTCGGTATTGGACTGACCCTGGTCAAACGACTGGTGGAAATGCACAACGGCAGCATTGCGATTCGGAGTGATGGACCCGGGCGCGGGAGCGAGTTCAGCGTACGACTGCCAGTTCTGAGTGACGCGTTTGGGGGCCACTCTTCGGAAACCGAGACGGCGGCGAGGGCGAATCCATTGCGCATTCTAGTCGTCGACGACAACAAAGCCGCGGCGTCGATGTTGAGAATGGTCGTCAAGATGCTGGGCAACGACGTCCGCCTGGCTCATGACGGGCAGCAGGCGGTAGACGTCGCCGAGGAGTTCCTGCCGGATGTCGTGCTGATGGATCTTGGTATGCCCAGGATGAACGGCTACGAAGCCGCTCGAATCATCCGGGAGAAATCCTGGGGAAAAGACATCCTCCTCGTCGCTCTCACAGGTTGGGGACAGGATGAAGACCGGGAGCGAAGCCAGGCGGCCGGCTTCGACCATCATCTGGTCAAACCGGCGGAGCCAGCGGCTGTGCAACTCCTGCTGGCGAATCATCAACCGAGGATGGCTTAGAGCCTGTCATTTAGAGCCTGTCATCAGGCTCGCGGGTTGGCCGGACGGCTTCAGAACTTGAGACGGGATTCGTCCCAGGCCCGCGACGGCGTGGAGGCTTGGCTCGGGATGACGGCGAACATCAGGAGCAGAAAGCCGATGATGAGGTTGTTCTGGAGTGCCGGTGGCGAGATGACCTCAGGCGGATCAATTGACCCGGCCGAGAAATACCCGAAGCCCATCATCCAGACCGCAAGCCCGATCAGCAGCAGATGAGCCCGGCGAAGCGGCGGCCAGTAGCACAGCATCGGGATCACGATCAACGCTAACCCGCAGAGCAGATCGTTCCACCACCACGCGCTCTGGTCGAACGGATGTCGAAAGATGAAAGGGCTCGCGATCATCCACCAGCCGAGCATGAATTCAATGATCCTAGCCCACATCAGCTCGTACTCCCTGCAACCATTTCATCACCGGCTCGATAGCAGGCGTCAGTCGGGAATCCCCAGAAGGCTTTCCACATCACGCCGTAATCTCCCTCGCTGATTCGCCACACACGGCGCAGATAATGAAGGCACGACCAGACTTCATCGTACGCGAGATAGATCAGGATCAGGGAAATAACAGCGGTCACAAGACACAGGAAGCACCAGTAACCAACGACCAGTCCCTGACAGCCGACGAGAATTATGCTGACAATGCCCAACGGAATGACATCGAACCCGAAGATGATCACAATCCAGGGACGAGTCTGCCAGCGGCGTGTTGAACCGGCCATGCCGAAGATTGCATCTCCGAGATAGGCCAATGCTCCAAACGCGGCATCGGGCACGCGAAACCAGCGATACATATAATGGGACGTCTCGGAAGTCAGCACGAACTCCGAACCGTTCTTTCCTTCCTCGCCACTGAAGAAAGGATCCCACACCCAGGGAATCAGGCCCCATTGGTACAACGCCATGTAACCGGCGATCGCAAAGCCGATTGTGGCCAGAATGGCGACAGGGACTCGCTGGCTCCACGCAGACGGATTGTGGCCGAACGGTATCACCGGCGCATGGAGAGGCAGGAGTTCGCGGGCGGAATGTGACATCTGCTGTCTTTCTTCTCGGACTGGTGAAACGGACTCCAGAATCAGGACCTCGAAATCGAATCGGGGGCCGGGATCCCATTCGCCTCATACCAGCCTTCAGGATCGGCTTTGAGCTGCTCCGCCATTTTCGGAATTTCTGACCGCAGGCTGTGCTTCGGTTCCCAGTCCAGTGACTCCCGCGCGTGACTGATGTCGGCCTCGTAGTGATGGTCCGCCAGGTCAACCATCCATGGCTTGATGAACTGTTCTTCGTCGGGACCGATCTTTCCTTTCACCCAGGCACCTGCCTTCGCCACCGGGGCGGGAACACGGAACGTCGGCCATTCGGTGCCATGAAAGGCGTCGCCGAACAGGTCCTGAAGTTCACCGTAGCTGACGACTTCGGGTTCAGCTATCAGAAAGATCTCTTCTCGCGCCAGGTCGTGTCGCCGGTCGACGATCTGTTTGAGGCAAGTCGTCAGATCGTCGAGATGAATGAAGGTATTCCCGTGTTCCGGATTGCCGGGGAACACGTAACTCTCCATCTGCTTTTCATAAATACGGGCCATTTGCTGAGTAATGGGGGGCGAATGACCAGCTTCGTCGTACCCCCCGGCGATGCGGGCGAGCACGTAGGGGATTTCACCATGATGAGCACGGATGACCCGCTCGGCGGCAATCTTCGATGCGGGATAAGCCCACTCACCCCGCATGGGGGAAGACTCATCGAGTTCCTTTTCGGCATCGGGCTCCATCGCGAGCAGACTGCTGGAAAACAGAAACTGTTCGACTTTGAAGTTCTGTAAGGCCGCGAGCAGTCGACGTGTCCCCTGAACCGTCAGTTCGTCATAAAGGGGGCTCGGCTCGCCGCTGAAATCATGATAGGCGGCCAGATGCACAACGCTGGCGATTCGCTCGCCGAACTCGTTGCGGATCTGTTCCATGGTTGACCGGATTGAATCCTCTTCGGTCAGGTCGGTCTCGAAGAACGCGTCGAAGAGGCCCGATTCCTCGGGTGGCGAGAGATCGAGTCCCACGAGGCGATAGTCGTCTCTCCATGCCCGCGCCAGTCGCAAACCGATCAATCCGCATGAGCCGGTAATTACAACCACGGGGCGGGATGATGAGTCTGATGACGGTGCGGAGGTATTGTTTCCAGGATTCATGGCGTTTCCTTTTCCAGTTCAAGGACGCAGAGGAGCAGCGAAGAGTGAACGTGTTCTCCTGTTCGATTCGGATGGAAAGTCTCCCTGCGACGCCAGAAGTTTCAGCAAACATCATGCCGCTTCGCACCTGGAGAGATTCAGTGCGTGTCCATTCGCGTGGTGGAATCGATTCCTGTCTGAAGCGAAACCTGATGTAATACGGAAAGCTATCCGTCGATGACATGACCAGCATGAGGTTCGTCCGCTATGAAGATTGTCCGCATTTTTGCCCATCGAGTTGAGCTGCCGCTGGTGGAAGGCTCTTACAAATGGTCCGGCGGCAAGTCGGTCTCCGTGTTCGACAGCACGATCGTCGGCGTTGAAACGGCGTGCGGCCTGACAGGCTATGGCGAGGTTTGCCCCCTGGGGCCGTTTTATCTTCCGGCTTATGCCGAGGGAGTGCGAGCCGGGCTGAGGGAACTGGCCCCTCATGTGCTTGGCTGTAATCCGCGGGAGCTGGGAGTGCTTAACCGACGGATGGATGCTGCGTTAAAGGGACATCCTTATGTCAAGTCCGGGATCGACATCGCATGCTGGGATCTTCTCGGGAAAGTGACCGGACTGCCTGTCTGCGAGTTGATGGGCGGCCGCTTCGGAGAGAGCGTTCGGCTGTATCGCGCGATTTCGCAGTTGCCGCCCGACGAGATGGCTCGCAACGTCGCCGAGTATCGTCAGCAGGGATACACGCGGTTCCAGCTGAAGGTCGGAGGCGATCCCGATCAGGACATCGCACGGATTCGAGCCACCCGGGAGATCCTTTCACCGAATGAACGACTTGTAGCCGACGCCAACACGGGCTGGACGCAGCACGAGGCGATGCGGGTCGTGAGAGCCGTCCGCGAT
This sequence is a window from Rubinisphaera margarita. Protein-coding genes within it:
- a CDS encoding cis-3-hydroxy-L-proline dehydratase yields the protein MKIVRIFAHRVELPLVEGSYKWSGGKSVSVFDSTIVGVETACGLTGYGEVCPLGPFYLPAYAEGVRAGLRELAPHVLGCNPRELGVLNRRMDAALKGHPYVKSGIDIACWDLLGKVTGLPVCELMGGRFGESVRLYRAISQLPPDEMARNVAEYRQQGYTRFQLKVGGDPDQDIARIRATREILSPNERLVADANTGWTQHEAMRVVRAVRDLDVYIEQPCETYEECLAIRRRTDHPFVLDENIDSLQMLLRAKSDLAMDVVNLKISKLGGLTKTRQARDLCVSMGIAMTLEDSWGGDITTAAIAHLAHSTPEELRFTSTDFNSYVTVSTAKGAPQRQHGFMQAGRAPGLGISPREEVLGERVVDVS
- a CDS encoding hybrid sensor histidine kinase/response regulator, whose protein sequence is MTNTRKLWLIAGILIAALVLTIVPVWFWLGSLQDQMTSTRPDRDVVLWTARAILVALAGLLAVGLLTVIGIFVIGRRVGRTEETLRITLTSIGDAVITTDAEGQVTYLNPVAAALTGWTTADAAGVPLTQVFEIVNESTRAEVKNPALRALQEGVVVGLANHTILIARDGTERFIDDSAAPIRDTDENIVGSVLIFRDISERRRIERQMEDARIYAECIVDTVREPLVVLNGDLRVWTANRSFYQTFRVTSEETERCRLYELGNGQWNIPQLRSLLEEILPQNSVVENYEVVHDFPDIGRRTMLLNARKLYRAGNHTELVLLAIEDITERQQGQESLRRLASLVESSDDAIISKSLDGTIQTWNAAAERIFGYTAEQVIGRPVSILIPEERASEAKQIMDQLRSGHHVEHYETVRVKSDGQRIHVSLTISPIKDDSGQVIGASKIVRDVTGRRDAETALKEARSRLESTLAAAEIGTWEFDPICNAVRADVNLAHMFGVAYEGEAAESLELYLAAIHPEDRERVTSAIEEALAGKDTYEAEYRIVGANENIRWVVARGRVERDASGQAVRMPGVVVDITGRKQAEAELRASEQQRRLALDAAELGSWNIDPATNELVSDDRFRMMFHGSTDPLTYEEAFARLHPDDRPRIRDAMAAATNPDDPVPYAEEYRVIHPDGQIRWVFGWGRGNFDPAQKDRLVSFDGTVMDITERKRIQDALREQELRFRMLVEQVEDYAIFVTDAEGRATTWNEGVLRVLGFTEEEFIGVDIVSSIFRPEDVENGVAQAELAEAAETGSASDDRWMRRKDGTHFWAAGVTTGLHDENGKLLGFMKVMRDQTERKQMEDDLREFAAELSDADRRKTEFLATLGHELRNPLAPIRTGLEAMKLLDDDPDALAEIRSTMERQVQQMVRLIDDLLDVSRITQNKMELRKCRVALNDVVRSAVEATKPFVDEAGHELTVTLSSTPIFLDADPNRLAQIFSNLLNNSTKYTPDGGHIWLTVEGDGSDVIVTVKDNGLGIPTEMQDRIFEMFTQIDRPQEKSYTGLGIGLTLVKRLVEMHNGSIAIRSDGPGRGSEFSVRLPVLSDAFGGHSSETETAARANPLRILVVDDNKAAASMLRMVVKMLGNDVRLAHDGQQAVDVAEEFLPDVVLMDLGMPRMNGYEAARIIREKSWGKDILLVALTGWGQDEDRERSQAAGFDHHLVKPAEPAAVQLLLANHQPRMA
- a CDS encoding NAD-dependent epimerase/dehydratase family protein; translation: MNPGNNTSAPSSDSSSRPVVVITGSCGLIGLRLARAWRDDYRLVGLDLSPPEESGLFDAFFETDLTEEDSIRSTMEQIRNEFGERIASVVHLAAYHDFSGEPSPLYDELTVQGTRRLLAALQNFKVEQFLFSSSLLAMEPDAEKELDESSPMRGEWAYPASKIAAERVIRAHHGEIPYVLARIAGGYDEAGHSPPITQQMARIYEKQMESYVFPGNPEHGNTFIHLDDLTTCLKQIVDRRHDLAREEIFLIAEPEVVSYGELQDLFGDAFHGTEWPTFRVPAPVAKAGAWVKGKIGPDEEQFIKPWMVDLADHHYEADISHARESLDWEPKHSLRSEIPKMAEQLKADPEGWYEANGIPAPDSISRS
- a CDS encoding vitamin K epoxide reductase family protein, coding for MSHSARELLPLHAPVIPFGHNPSAWSQRVPVAILATIGFAIAGYMALYQWGLIPWVWDPFFSGEEGKNGSEFVLTSETSHYMYRWFRVPDAAFGALAYLGDAIFGMAGSTRRWQTRPWIVIIFGFDVIPLGIVSIILVGCQGLVVGYWCFLCLVTAVISLILIYLAYDEVWSCLHYLRRVWRISEGDYGVMWKAFWGFPTDACYRAGDEMVAGSTS
- a CDS encoding SPW repeat domain-containing protein — its product is MWARIIEFMLGWWMIASPFIFRHPFDQSAWWWNDLLCGLALIVIPMLCYWPPLRRAHLLLIGLAVWMMGFGYFSAGSIDPPEVISPPALQNNLIIGFLLLMFAVIPSQASTPSRAWDESRLKF